One segment of Herbaspirillum hiltneri N3 DNA contains the following:
- a CDS encoding methylated-DNA--[protein]-cysteine S-methyltransferase, giving the protein MPYVYTTMQSPVGELTLVGRGERLAAILWENDKPTRVRLGEMSPDPDSAVLQETERQLNEYFAGKRKQFEIELDFTGTDFQKRVWAALLTIPFGETRSYSEIALQLGDIKAVRAVGAANGKNPISIIAPCHRVIGASGELTGFAGGLKAKELLLTLEGAHALHNKPGTAVPQKRRSKLPDPNQGLLFAD; this is encoded by the coding sequence ATGCCATACGTCTATACAACCATGCAGTCGCCCGTCGGCGAGCTGACTCTGGTCGGCCGCGGTGAGCGGCTGGCGGCGATCCTGTGGGAAAACGACAAGCCCACGCGCGTGCGCCTGGGAGAAATGAGTCCCGACCCGGACAGCGCGGTGCTGCAGGAGACCGAACGCCAGCTCAACGAATACTTCGCCGGCAAGCGCAAACAGTTTGAAATCGAGCTGGATTTCACCGGCACCGATTTCCAGAAACGGGTGTGGGCGGCGCTGCTGACCATCCCGTTCGGCGAAACCCGCAGCTACAGCGAAATCGCCTTGCAACTGGGCGATATCAAGGCGGTGCGTGCAGTCGGTGCGGCCAACGGCAAAAATCCGATTTCCATCATCGCGCCATGCCATCGCGTCATCGGCGCCTCCGGCGAGCTGACCGGATTCGCCGGCGGCCTCAAGGCCAAGGAACTGCTGCTCACGCTGGAAGGCGCCCATGCCTTGCACAACAAGCCCGGCACCGCAGTTCCGCAAAAGCGCCGCAGCAAGCTGCCGGATCCCAATCAGGGTTTGCTGTTCGCGGATTGA
- a CDS encoding metallophosphoesterase, which yields MKTVFVHLSDIHFGQEKDGGTDAENADAKKRLIEDASEEVGKFGGKAHGVIVTGDIAYSAREEEYALAAEWLAELTDAIGCQRTDVQLVPGNHDIDRTKITNTIDSVLYSIREGGDEWLDKHLDDESDCKILYERFDAYKGFALDYRCELDLNGGISMSAKLDLAPGRAIRFVRLNSALICSGKKEEGKLILGKRQRLLPVDDGVENIVLSHHPLGWFQDSEKARGYLRGRARVFISGHEHFPRLEIVDVEDRCQLMMLAAGATAPDRVDDKYTYKYNILAFEWDEDNDALAVSLNPRTWDSSVARFRRDDEFMNGKEERQVLESPNFRKRAKQSDHEKTAVEGKLVEELLTEIDERLPEYERRFELDETKTAEMIDVELVEAEPSQHVRDLQLRFFQEFSQGDRLKAFVEFGVLDQVKGRIDHSMERRLFRRAVRQGKAREIEQLLEAA from the coding sequence TTGAAGACAGTATTCGTACATCTGTCCGACATCCATTTCGGTCAGGAAAAGGATGGTGGCACCGATGCCGAGAATGCAGACGCTAAGAAGCGTCTGATAGAAGATGCGTCTGAGGAAGTCGGAAAATTCGGCGGAAAAGCGCACGGTGTGATCGTGACCGGAGACATCGCGTACTCCGCACGAGAAGAGGAATACGCTTTGGCTGCAGAGTGGCTGGCCGAGTTAACGGATGCGATCGGCTGCCAGCGAACGGACGTTCAGTTGGTTCCTGGAAATCACGACATCGACCGAACCAAAATTACGAACACCATCGACAGCGTTCTTTATTCAATTAGAGAAGGAGGCGATGAGTGGCTCGACAAACACCTCGACGACGAGAGCGACTGCAAGATCCTGTACGAACGGTTCGACGCATACAAGGGCTTTGCGCTCGACTATCGCTGCGAGCTAGACCTCAATGGCGGCATCTCGATGAGCGCGAAGTTGGATCTAGCTCCAGGACGAGCGATCCGATTTGTGAGGCTTAACTCCGCCCTCATCTGTTCTGGTAAAAAAGAGGAAGGTAAGCTAATCCTAGGCAAGCGTCAGCGCCTGCTTCCGGTTGATGACGGAGTGGAGAATATTGTGTTATCGCATCACCCACTCGGCTGGTTCCAGGATTCGGAAAAAGCGCGTGGATACCTCCGTGGACGCGCCCGCGTGTTTATTTCAGGCCATGAGCATTTCCCCAGACTTGAAATTGTAGATGTCGAAGATCGTTGCCAGTTGATGATGCTTGCAGCCGGTGCCACCGCGCCAGATCGAGTCGACGACAAATACACCTACAAATACAACATACTCGCATTCGAATGGGATGAGGACAACGATGCTCTTGCGGTATCTCTCAATCCACGGACTTGGGATAGTAGTGTTGCTCGATTCCGTCGGGACGACGAATTCATGAATGGAAAGGAAGAGCGTCAGGTGCTCGAGTCACCCAACTTCCGTAAGAGAGCGAAGCAATCGGATCACGAGAAAACGGCAGTAGAGGGAAAACTCGTCGAGGAGCTGCTGACAGAGATAGACGAACGGTTGCCAGAGTACGAGCGACGATTCGAACTTGACGAAACTAAAACAGCAGAAATGATCGATGTCGAACTTGTCGAGGCAGAGCCTTCACAGCACGTCCGAGACTTGCAGCTGCGTTTCTTCCAAGAATTTTCGCAGGGCGACCGTTTGAAAGCGTTCGTCGAGTTCGGTGTTCTTGACCAGGTAAAGGGAAGGATTGACCACTCAATGGAGCGGCGCCTCTTCCGGCGCGCAGTTCGTCAAGGAAAGGCGAGGGAAATCGAGCAGCTTCTCGAGGCGGCATAA
- the groL gene encoding chaperonin GroEL (60 kDa chaperone family; promotes refolding of misfolded polypeptides especially under stressful conditions; forms two stacked rings of heptamers to form a barrel-shaped 14mer; ends can be capped by GroES; misfolded proteins enter the barrel where they are refolded when GroES binds): MAAKQVIFGDDARAKIVNGVNILANAVKVTLGPKGRNVVLERSFGAPTVTKDGVSVAKEIELKDKLENMGAQLVKEVASKTSDNAGDGTTTATVLAQAIVREGFKYVAAGFNPTDLKRGIDKAVTAIVGEVKLLAKPTTTSKEIAQVGSISANSDSDIGDIIAKAMDKVGKEGVITVEDGKSLENELDIVEGMQFDRGYLSPYFINNQEKQVVALENPFVLLFDKKVSNIRDLLPILEQVAKAGRPLLIIAEDVEGEALATLVVNNIRGILKTAAVKAPGFGDRRKAMLEDIAILTGGQVIAEEVGLTLEKATLAELGQAKRIEIGKENTTIIDGNGEAIAIEARVKQIRAQIEEATSDYDREKLQERVAKLAGGVALIKVGAATEVEMKEKKARVEDALHATRAAVEEGVVPGGGVALLRARANVKNLKGDNADQEAGIKIVLRAVEEPLRQIVFNAGDEPSVVINAVLAGSGNYGYNAANGTYGDLVELGVLDPAKVTRSALQNAASVAGLILTTDALVAELPEDKAAGGMPGGMGGMGGMGGMDGMM; the protein is encoded by the coding sequence ATGGCAGCAAAACAAGTAATTTTCGGCGATGACGCACGTGCAAAAATCGTCAATGGCGTCAACATCCTGGCTAACGCAGTCAAGGTAACTCTGGGTCCCAAGGGCCGCAACGTGGTTCTGGAGCGCAGCTTCGGCGCTCCGACCGTCACCAAGGACGGCGTTTCGGTTGCGAAAGAAATCGAACTGAAAGACAAGCTGGAAAACATGGGCGCGCAACTGGTTAAAGAAGTTGCCTCCAAGACTTCCGACAACGCAGGCGACGGTACAACTACCGCTACCGTGCTGGCTCAGGCGATCGTTCGCGAAGGCTTCAAGTACGTTGCAGCCGGTTTCAACCCAACCGACCTGAAGCGCGGCATCGACAAGGCTGTCACCGCCATCGTCGGCGAAGTCAAGCTGTTGGCGAAGCCAACAACAACCAGCAAGGAAATCGCTCAAGTCGGTTCGATCTCGGCCAACTCGGATTCCGATATCGGCGACATCATTGCCAAGGCAATGGACAAAGTCGGTAAAGAAGGCGTCATCACCGTGGAAGACGGCAAGTCGCTGGAAAACGAACTGGACATCGTCGAAGGTATGCAATTCGACCGCGGCTACCTGTCCCCATACTTCATCAACAACCAAGAAAAGCAAGTTGTTGCCCTGGAAAACCCGTTCGTCCTGCTGTTCGACAAGAAGGTTTCGAACATCCGTGACCTGCTGCCTATCCTGGAACAAGTCGCCAAGGCCGGCCGTCCACTGCTGATCATCGCTGAAGATGTCGAAGGCGAAGCACTGGCAACTCTGGTTGTGAACAACATCCGCGGCATCCTGAAGACTGCAGCCGTCAAGGCTCCTGGCTTCGGCGACCGTCGCAAGGCAATGCTGGAAGACATCGCTATCCTGACCGGCGGCCAAGTGATCGCTGAAGAAGTCGGCCTGACCCTGGAAAAAGCCACTCTGGCTGAACTGGGCCAAGCCAAGCGCATCGAAATCGGCAAGGAAAACACCACCATCATCGACGGCAACGGCGAAGCCATCGCTATCGAAGCACGCGTCAAGCAAATCCGCGCGCAAATCGAAGAAGCGACTTCCGACTACGATCGTGAAAAGCTGCAAGAACGCGTTGCCAAGCTGGCAGGCGGCGTTGCACTGATCAAGGTTGGCGCAGCCACCGAAGTCGAAATGAAGGAAAAGAAAGCACGCGTTGAAGATGCTCTGCACGCTACCCGCGCTGCGGTTGAAGAAGGCGTTGTGCCAGGCGGCGGCGTTGCCCTGCTGCGCGCTCGCGCCAACGTCAAGAACCTGAAGGGCGACAACGCCGATCAGGAAGCCGGCATCAAGATCGTTCTGCGCGCTGTCGAAGAGCCACTGCGTCAGATCGTGTTCAACGCAGGCGACGAACCTTCGGTCGTGATCAACGCCGTGCTGGCCGGTTCGGGCAACTACGGTTACAACGCTGCCAACGGCACCTACGGCGACCTGGTTGAACTGGGCGTTCTGGATCCAGCCAAGGTCACCCGCTCCGCTCTGCAAAACGCAGCATCGGTTGCCGGCCTGATCCTGACAACCGACGCACTGGTTGCTGAACTGCCGGAAGACAAGGCAGCCGGCGGCATGCCAGGCGGCATGGGTGGTATGGGCGGCATGGGCGGTATGGACGGCATGATGTAA
- a CDS encoding GTPase-associated system all-helical protein GASH, whose protein sequence is MSIMAKYAQIIWAEPTNQDVQDRNKAVETLRAQLLTKSTREAITLAAAVASGFSGSALPAELAQEIEKAISAESAAFVLQGRELQAQVCLAVAVIAIVTQPVVDGPGWTTADAFAASLWSALSLQDQCEHAKVEELRQDLIEVCRTRVARVAKVARKRMIVPDVGTLTIPEEDPRSTKANTAYRKATAPVIAALKTNQDLDHEEINFLWWVLADYSEILDCALFDQVSFIRAIASGLEGATVLHRLPSDGFRHAALRHVGASANIPLKTLIESLGESRAKLSAPYINSLAMTVPLVFPLISSLIGDEHQSVTSVELDARGWGARALLEASILVMESRFAGAA, encoded by the coding sequence ATGAGCATTATGGCTAAGTATGCCCAAATCATCTGGGCAGAACCAACGAACCAAGATGTCCAAGACCGTAACAAAGCGGTGGAGACGCTCCGGGCGCAGCTTTTGACTAAATCGACGCGTGAAGCGATCACTCTCGCTGCGGCAGTTGCCAGCGGTTTTAGTGGCTCGGCGCTCCCGGCAGAGCTGGCCCAAGAGATAGAAAAGGCTATCAGTGCCGAAAGTGCAGCTTTCGTCCTACAGGGGCGAGAACTCCAAGCCCAAGTCTGTCTAGCTGTGGCGGTAATTGCTATCGTGACGCAGCCCGTCGTCGACGGGCCTGGCTGGACCACTGCGGACGCTTTCGCAGCATCGCTCTGGTCAGCGTTAAGTCTACAGGATCAGTGTGAGCATGCGAAGGTCGAAGAATTGAGGCAAGATCTCATCGAAGTATGCCGTACACGGGTTGCACGAGTTGCCAAGGTCGCTCGAAAGCGCATGATTGTGCCAGATGTCGGCACACTCACTATTCCTGAAGAAGACCCACGAAGCACCAAGGCGAATACTGCTTACAGGAAGGCGACCGCACCAGTTATTGCAGCACTGAAAACCAATCAGGATTTGGATCACGAGGAGATTAACTTCCTTTGGTGGGTACTCGCTGATTACAGTGAAATACTCGACTGTGCGTTATTCGATCAAGTTTCCTTTATTCGGGCAATTGCAAGTGGCTTAGAAGGCGCCACAGTGTTGCATCGCTTGCCAAGCGATGGCTTTCGTCATGCTGCCTTGCGCCATGTAGGTGCTTCGGCGAATATACCTCTCAAGACTTTGATCGAGTCACTTGGGGAGTCGCGAGCGAAACTCAGTGCGCCGTATATCAATAGTTTGGCAATGACTGTTCCTTTGGTTTTTCCACTCATTTCTTCGCTCATAGGTGACGAACATCAGTCTGTAACCAGCGTCGAGCTAGATGCTCGAGGCTGGGGTGCGCGAGCGCTTCTCGAGGCTTCAATCCTAGTGATGGAAAGCCGATTTGCCGGAGCCGCCTGA
- a CDS encoding TRAFAC clade GTPase domain-containing protein: MSTGSILLVGGPASGKTNYIARLWLSFKAKKGQLRASTLPANIEYVNDAVQHLLDRKFAPRTQRDMDESGRRDFIVKVRGNEGTGLEQEITVPDITGELWRRAIDSYELPQEWMDALKASSSAILFVRAHSKLNLQPMDWVTARDHLTEHSEEDDDDEGDDEYGEDEDEDGNPISISATTPINKTDVVAQPVNEQGANSHDISDVIEPGGSAQGDETEEVVLKANGLPAQVGFCELFRYLTLTLTDGPDGRRPRLAIMVTAWDMLDSEAKAAGPMRYLEEQFPMFAGRLKTPGHLDVEVFGMSIVGGNLRGTPNKPFRDSLKKRDLSEVGYTAVVRGGVVVEDPDVTLPLAWALGN; this comes from the coding sequence ATGAGCACAGGATCGATCCTCCTCGTCGGAGGACCAGCTTCCGGCAAGACGAACTACATCGCCCGTCTGTGGCTTTCCTTCAAAGCAAAGAAAGGGCAATTGCGCGCGTCGACGCTCCCAGCCAACATCGAATATGTGAATGATGCAGTACAACATCTACTCGACCGTAAATTCGCGCCGAGAACGCAGCGCGACATGGATGAAAGCGGGCGTCGTGATTTTATTGTGAAAGTGCGGGGGAACGAAGGTACAGGGCTGGAACAAGAAATTACTGTGCCAGATATTACCGGAGAGCTTTGGCGGCGGGCAATCGATTCGTATGAGCTCCCTCAGGAATGGATGGATGCACTCAAGGCTTCGTCGTCAGCAATACTCTTTGTACGAGCTCACTCAAAGCTCAATCTGCAGCCGATGGACTGGGTTACTGCACGTGATCACTTAACTGAGCACAGCGAAGAGGATGATGACGATGAAGGAGATGATGAATACGGGGAGGACGAAGATGAAGACGGAAACCCGATTTCCATATCGGCCACTACGCCAATTAATAAAACCGATGTGGTCGCACAACCTGTCAATGAGCAGGGAGCGAATTCACATGACATTAGCGACGTGATTGAACCGGGGGGCAGTGCGCAAGGGGACGAAACCGAGGAGGTCGTGCTCAAGGCCAATGGTCTTCCCGCGCAGGTTGGATTTTGCGAACTCTTCCGCTATCTCACCCTCACGCTTACGGACGGCCCTGATGGGAGACGCCCTCGTCTGGCTATTATGGTGACCGCGTGGGATATGCTCGATTCCGAAGCGAAGGCTGCCGGTCCTATGCGTTACCTCGAGGAACAGTTCCCAATGTTTGCGGGTAGACTTAAAACGCCTGGACACCTCGACGTCGAGGTGTTTGGTATGTCCATCGTTGGAGGCAATTTGCGAGGAACCCCCAACAAACCGTTCAGGGACTCGCTCAAGAAGCGTGATTTGTCGGAAGTCGGCTACACGGCTGTAGTACGAGGTGGTGTTGTCGTGGAGGATCCAGATGTGACGCTGCCGCTTGCTTGGGCGCTTGGGAATTGA
- a CDS encoding TRAFAC clade GTPase domain-containing protein: MAGNSPEECSHRPVIGDEDNFELESDSEYEAKNTDDGAFNIGADLGLGRAVLSAPNADLPTFPASRTLGISQVNAMMEERPTCLVGIVGLAGAGKTAALVSAYLMLSQGEFEGFSYADSETLRAFEEIARASRTWNRGNPPEQITSHTTLSNDREAGFLHLRLRRDADSSLFDILLPDLPGEWSRALIDRSDGDRLSFLGSASVIWLMVDGRQFVDDSRVANARYRTTLLIERLANLLGDHRPRIIIVPTWQDKQLFPQEEADLLIRYGAEFRFDVATAPIASFSWDDDIEPGYGISKLFADSLAARPSQPEFWPETDCDNSDRRLAAFRRKP, translated from the coding sequence GTGGCTGGCAATTCACCCGAGGAGTGCTCTCATCGCCCCGTTATTGGTGACGAAGATAACTTTGAACTGGAGAGTGATTCGGAGTACGAGGCAAAAAATACTGATGACGGAGCATTTAACATCGGTGCGGACCTTGGGCTCGGGCGCGCGGTTTTGTCCGCTCCGAATGCAGATTTACCAACCTTTCCGGCAAGTCGTACGCTTGGGATATCTCAGGTTAACGCCATGATGGAGGAACGGCCGACTTGTCTCGTCGGGATAGTCGGACTTGCGGGGGCTGGCAAGACCGCAGCGTTGGTCAGTGCCTACCTTATGCTCTCTCAAGGTGAGTTCGAAGGATTCTCCTACGCAGATAGCGAAACCCTTCGCGCATTCGAGGAGATTGCCCGGGCAAGCAGAACCTGGAACAGAGGTAATCCACCTGAGCAGATCACAAGCCACACGACGCTGTCGAATGACCGCGAGGCCGGGTTTCTACATCTACGGTTACGCCGCGACGCCGATAGCAGTCTCTTCGACATCCTCCTGCCTGATCTTCCTGGAGAATGGTCCAGAGCATTAATCGACCGTTCAGACGGAGATCGGCTGAGTTTCTTGGGATCCGCAAGTGTGATTTGGCTGATGGTCGATGGGCGCCAATTCGTTGACGATAGCCGTGTCGCTAACGCCCGCTATCGCACGACCCTTCTGATTGAGCGGCTGGCCAATCTCCTCGGGGATCATCGTCCTCGCATCATCATCGTCCCGACTTGGCAAGACAAACAGCTATTTCCACAGGAAGAAGCCGATCTGCTGATCCGCTACGGGGCCGAATTCCGCTTCGACGTAGCCACGGCGCCCATTGCTTCCTTCTCGTGGGATGACGACATTGAGCCTGGATACGGCATATCCAAGCTGTTCGCGGATTCTCTTGCAGCGCGACCGAGCCAACCTGAATTCTGGCCCGAGACCGATTGCGACAATAGTGATAGACGGCTAGCAGCATTTCGGAGGAAACCATGA
- the groES gene encoding co-chaperone GroES, with protein MSLRPLHDRVIVKRLDQETKTASGIVLPDAATEKPDQGEILAVGNGKILDDGKVRPLAVKVGDRVLFGKYSGQAVKIDGQELLVMREEDLFAVVEK; from the coding sequence ATGAGCCTTCGTCCTTTGCACGATCGCGTTATCGTCAAGCGTCTCGACCAAGAAACCAAGACCGCATCCGGTATCGTGCTGCCTGACGCAGCAACTGAAAAGCCAGATCAAGGCGAAATCCTGGCTGTCGGCAACGGCAAGATCCTCGATGACGGCAAGGTCCGTCCGCTGGCAGTCAAGGTCGGCGACCGCGTTCTGTTCGGCAAATACTCCGGCCAAGCCGTGAAGATCGATGGCCAGGAACTGCTGGTCATGCGTGAAGAAGACCTGTTCGCCGTCGTCGAAAAATAA
- a CDS encoding GAP1-N1 domain-containing protein, which produces MIVDQQLHGYNHGHELLSGSITLPPRDQDLIDRLSDIAGPIAPSEKILPYITCYPLPSGSHYIVARTWHDREAPRAGCVRTRSLLIPMAEWASVADPSTLVAIATEAGPSQRSKRLSIEPDLTNPSPPVETAGAELLEALFLEDPVPVAVFGSKASELIAIRLLTAIWPSMRRRFTVSTFCNSPRTIAKKSFDLVFAPVEARSRFSDWKGRRVDGTKANSSRHRWSLKLADEVFRAPHPSLSTLDAFGEIAEDEKGNEEALRLSLLWSELAIRVPTEPQAALGLLDIANTRKSRRTRLVNELTPVLAQTAVTVASTMPPSEAWRFLQVLIEKLGETRSRLSLVSSISASTISLAQRHPVDAVEVASQVVEGGGYLLKDLATGIAKSSDAFEPAARNLAIVRGDVLLRTVLASPELAVRLLASDYGIETALAASIDGASEEEIETARKCLLPQLVSDRHAGLFAGLMADANATTIAIEAERLKNANDFTATALNDVLVDVAQQADEIVPLRGTVAEARQSQESNAMLRKLLGPNVADVRWILSVMKSSDARRSMLLVDVLTSASRQQLCAIFEAPDILDGVLKATEDLPAATEVLARLVENVRLQPADQVALVIRILTRMSGPRAGDIAVVGLEAVLSQAFLPEREQLVSTFFSHASEHIDSVRILSIGAGQEVPADLASSNLVLFDNSPPVVRNKFLRNPMALADTIVGRGAFSLSYEGGEAVGRLLWDSAPVDYHGFRLASAKLLSFLTNAKTEAASPIVAAAFPSVYRELQNESLPDFLSYMFPFMDWDRCKVARSELARAFLRSNWRPRDIALAAARAEDADRILRSIAKQDNGLWAISLIEREIDTLPEPWKRQVKKAIKNLRKYPLGYKSPSDG; this is translated from the coding sequence ATGATCGTTGACCAGCAACTGCATGGATACAATCACGGACACGAGTTGCTGTCCGGGTCCATTACGTTGCCTCCGCGGGATCAGGATCTTATCGATCGGCTTTCCGATATTGCTGGCCCAATCGCACCTAGCGAGAAAATCCTGCCCTACATCACTTGCTATCCGTTGCCGAGCGGATCTCACTATATCGTGGCCAGAACTTGGCATGATCGTGAGGCTCCGCGTGCTGGATGCGTCCGCACCCGATCGCTGCTGATCCCGATGGCAGAATGGGCATCGGTCGCGGATCCATCTACGTTGGTTGCGATTGCCACGGAGGCTGGCCCTAGCCAAAGGTCAAAACGATTATCGATCGAACCAGACCTCACTAACCCGTCACCGCCTGTGGAGACCGCCGGAGCCGAGCTCCTGGAAGCGCTATTTCTTGAAGATCCAGTACCGGTGGCAGTGTTCGGCTCTAAAGCGTCCGAGCTTATCGCGATTCGCCTATTAACTGCGATCTGGCCGTCCATGCGCCGCCGCTTCACAGTGTCGACATTCTGCAATTCTCCACGGACGATAGCTAAAAAGAGCTTTGACCTCGTATTTGCCCCTGTGGAGGCAAGGTCTCGATTTTCCGATTGGAAAGGACGGCGTGTTGACGGTACGAAGGCGAATTCGTCACGCCATAGATGGTCCTTGAAGCTCGCGGATGAGGTCTTTCGCGCGCCGCATCCCTCTCTCTCGACGCTCGATGCGTTCGGTGAAATAGCAGAAGATGAAAAAGGCAACGAAGAAGCACTTCGCCTGTCTTTACTCTGGAGTGAGCTTGCCATCAGAGTACCAACGGAGCCGCAGGCTGCTCTCGGACTGCTCGACATCGCGAATACGAGAAAATCGCGTAGAACAAGGCTAGTTAACGAGCTTACGCCGGTTCTAGCGCAAACAGCGGTTACCGTGGCATCCACCATGCCACCATCTGAGGCCTGGCGGTTTCTCCAAGTATTGATTGAGAAACTCGGTGAGACGCGCTCGCGTCTATCATTGGTCAGCTCTATAAGTGCCTCCACGATATCCCTCGCGCAACGGCATCCAGTTGACGCAGTGGAAGTGGCTTCGCAGGTAGTGGAAGGTGGCGGTTACCTTCTTAAAGATTTAGCTACAGGAATTGCTAAGAGTAGTGATGCGTTCGAACCTGCGGCGAGAAACCTCGCGATCGTCCGAGGAGATGTACTCCTTCGTACAGTACTGGCTTCACCAGAGCTGGCAGTACGATTATTAGCGAGTGACTATGGCATCGAAACTGCTCTTGCCGCGAGCATTGATGGCGCAAGCGAGGAGGAGATCGAAACAGCACGAAAATGTCTCCTGCCGCAACTCGTCAGCGACAGGCACGCGGGGCTTTTCGCCGGTTTGATGGCGGATGCTAACGCCACAACAATCGCAATTGAGGCGGAGCGCTTAAAGAATGCAAATGACTTTACGGCCACGGCATTAAATGATGTGCTTGTGGACGTGGCTCAACAAGCTGACGAAATTGTTCCGCTACGTGGCACTGTAGCGGAGGCGCGCCAGTCACAGGAGTCGAACGCGATGCTCCGCAAGCTTCTTGGGCCAAACGTCGCGGACGTCCGATGGATCTTAAGTGTGATGAAGAGTTCGGATGCGCGTCGCTCAATGCTACTTGTGGACGTACTTACTAGTGCATCCAGACAGCAACTTTGTGCCATTTTTGAAGCGCCGGATATCCTCGACGGTGTACTCAAAGCAACGGAGGATCTACCTGCCGCGACCGAGGTTTTGGCGCGCTTGGTCGAAAATGTTCGTTTGCAGCCGGCAGACCAGGTAGCACTTGTTATACGGATACTAACCCGCATGAGTGGTCCGAGAGCGGGTGACATCGCGGTGGTAGGCCTGGAGGCAGTGTTGTCTCAGGCCTTCTTGCCTGAGCGTGAACAACTCGTCTCGACCTTTTTTAGTCATGCGAGTGAACATATTGATAGTGTTCGCATCCTGAGCATAGGCGCCGGCCAGGAAGTACCTGCAGATTTGGCGAGTAGCAACTTAGTGTTGTTTGACAATTCACCGCCAGTCGTTCGCAATAAATTCCTTAGGAATCCGATGGCACTTGCCGACACCATAGTCGGAAGAGGAGCATTTTCCCTGTCCTATGAGGGGGGCGAGGCCGTTGGTCGCTTGCTGTGGGATTCCGCTCCGGTCGACTACCATGGCTTTCGTCTTGCGTCGGCAAAGTTGCTTTCTTTCCTGACCAATGCGAAGACAGAAGCCGCATCTCCAATTGTCGCCGCGGCATTCCCTTCCGTGTACCGCGAACTCCAAAATGAGAGCCTTCCAGATTTCCTCTCGTATATGTTCCCATTTATGGATTGGGATCGCTGTAAGGTCGCACGGAGTGAACTCGCACGAGCGTTCCTACGCTCAAACTGGCGGCCTAGAGATATCGCTCTGGCTGCGGCGCGAGCCGAAGATGCTGATCGCATTCTTCGAAGTATCGCGAAACAAGACAACGGATTGTGGGCGATCTCCTTGATCGAACGAGAGATCGACACGCTTCCAGAACCATGGAAACGTCAAGTGAAGAAAGCAATTAAAAATCTTCGAAAGTATCCACTTGGTTATAAATCGCCGTCCGATGGGTAA